Genomic window (Rhododendron vialii isolate Sample 1 chromosome 4a, ASM3025357v1):
GAGAGCGGGAGAAGGTGAAGTGACCTGCATCATTTTGTCAACCCAAGCTCCCCTGTAAAAGTTGTCACGGCCCATGGACGTGGTGTCGGGACGTCTGAAGTGTCTGTGTAGAAGCAAGAAATGATAGCCAAACATGATCAGTAACCCACTTGGGACTAGTATTACATCCAAGTATTCCTTCTTCCATGTCcaacccattctctctctctctctctctctctctctctctctctctctctcttagaatTCTTACACAACTATGACTGCTTGTTCGCTTGATGTAaggtaaaatatatttttcaaatgaaCTCTTCCCTCATCTCTAGACTAGATCTGGAAACGCGCCATTTTAAATCGACTGGTGGGTTGTTGAAGTTTGATATAAAAAAGTTAACGAGCTTAAAAATATAGTATTAAGGTTGGTCTGCCTATACCTCGAGTCTGTATTAGGTAAATTTTAGCTGAGCAAATCACATGCCTTACTCAAGTAGCCGTTGGAAATCGTAAACAATACAAGTTTATCCGGTAGAATATGTTGTTTAAGCTTCGTTTGATAACTTACCGAGTGGTTAAGCTACGGAAAAAGTcttaaaaaaaagtgttccaaatgATGTTAACTGGACCGCCGCTTACATGGGATGAGACAACTGATTTGGGATTTGGCCAATCAGGTCAGCCGCTGACTTGCAGATTCCAAGATgagaaaactaaaatttaatcTCGGGCTGGTTTCTTTCAAGTTTAAGGAGCTTAATCGAGTTTGAAAGCAATGACGCCTGCAGCAGCTGATGCCAAGGGTACTTATTGGGTGGAATATCAGCTGGTGTGAGCACTTATTCTTCACAAGCATCACGGTCGAGAGCAGTCTTAATCAGCAGCAGACACTTTTCGGATAGTTTTTTCGGTTCGTTCATCAAACTTCCCTTTGTTTGTGAATTGcattattgtttttatttttgatggTGCATTATATGCTGCATTTGTTTCATCTGAATTCATGTTGTTTCTAGGCAACAGAACTGATCAACACCAGTTAGACAATATGTTCCTGCTTCTCATGTGGACTTAAATGAAGTTGTGTATCCTCTACTCCAGTATTTACTAACTAATTTTGTGTATGGGTGCATTGAGCTAGATCTAGTGAAGTCTTAGAATTCATAGATTAGATGACTAATAAGACCCTGAaataaaacaaactaaaaaagaaGACTTTTTGTATGTTGAGTGAGCAGCATTTCTCACCATGGGAAACTCTTAACAAGAAGTTGGAGGTTCACTCTCAGAGAGTGATGAGCCTTAACAACCATCGATCATTCAGGGAATTTTCTCACCTCCGCTTCTCCTCTTCTCACCTGTACTCTCTCTTCAACATTTGggattttgtcaaattttgataCGAAATTTTCATTCATGGCGGCGACCCCGCCTGAAAACGTCAAATCTGTGCTCAAGGTTGGCGCGTGGACTAAAAATTCTGTTAATATGGATGCAAAACATGATAGCAGGGGTGTATCCGCACAAGTACACTAAGCACAGGGAGTTATGCACTCACTTGAGAACCATATGTTTGAATTTAACCGGAATTATTGTAAATAATCACAAGTAAAATGACCAGTATTTCTAGGAATGGGATCGCATACTATGAGGTGGATGTAGCTTACAAAGAGCCATTACATGGAAATAGCAGTAGTGAACTGCGCAAAGGTAGCCGGAGTATCGAATGATACATTGCAAAATCAAGTGTCGCGaccgtgaatttttttaaaattatttttggtgcCGAAGTACTTGAAGTGGCCATAGCGGTCGTGTAGCAGCTGTGAAGAGCGGCCATGAAGCCAGCAAAAAATCGGATAAAAGGAATAATCAAACAGTACATAGTGAGAATTGGCCAATACGGATGTGTATTTTTTATAGCACCAATACAGCGTGGTGTAGCAGTATTGGAGGACAGAAAAAATCACTATGTAGTGGCTTACACAAGCACAAATAGATTACTTGTCCGGTTTGTCTTGCATTGCAAATActgtgaaggaaaagaaaattctagCATTCCTTGTATTTTTGTGGTTGTAGGTTCTGGCTCATTTTTCTCCATCTGAGAAGCTTCTGTTTTGACTCCCCTATGGTCTCCCATGGTGCTCGAAAGCTCTACCCACAGCAGTCATTTCCTGACCAATAGCTCTACCCACAGCAGTCATTTCCTGACCAATCTTCTTCAAAATCTCAGGCCGTTCCCCGGCTGGTTGAAACGCAAGCAGTGGAGTTGAATTCCAGTCCAGGTTATACAACACTACCACCGTAACCAAAGAGGAAGCAAACATCGGTACCGGACCAAAAACCCACATCAACAGAGGGGTGGCAAAGTACAGGGCGCGCATGCCGACCGACCAGAAATTACTCGCGGACACCACCGCCTGCTGAATGTAAGTAATCGGAATATCCGCGTTTGGCATGGTTATGAGGAAAATCGAATGAACGTAACACCTAGCACTCTGcacaaaagaagcaaaagccACTATAAAGCAGATGAGCAGACTTATGTGCTTGATGGCAATGACTGATTGGCTTGTGTTTCCATAGATGAGTTGGCTTGTGAAGGTGGTTTCCGACGAGCTTCCGATCCATGCCCCGATCAGAGAGCTAAGAACTAAGGAGATTGAGGCGAGGTTAAATGCTGCTGAAATGTTGCTGTTGATCACTGTTAAAGCTTGGCTTCTGTCCTTGCTTTCAACCTGCAAACAAATAGTAACCCATTAGAGATTGAGGTCTCTTGTGAAGAGCGTGTTAGCCAAATTTTAAAGTTTACAAAACCTGGTTCCAATATCATAACTGGAGTAACTGATTTTTGTAAGCAGTTTTGACTAGAATCTGTTTCTTTGCTCAAGAAAGGTAGAAGTTTTGACAAACACACTGACACAATTTTCGAAAGGTCGAAATCAAGAATCAACAAGAGCAACACCCCATAGACAATTCTGATAAGATTTTGATCAATAGAAGGGGAAGAAGTGAAAGAGACAAGCCAAGAGGCGTTTAGCCCAACGGCATCAAGGGTGCACTTAGGTATCAGGAAAAAGGAGATCGAAGTTCAATTCCTCTTCCatgtgctaatctaactattctatcAATACTGATCCTCGTtggttaaaaaaagaaaaaaaaagtgaagaggGGATTGGAGTTGGTGAAGTGACCTGCATCATTTTTTCAATCCAAGCTCCTCTGTAATGGTTGTCATGGCCCATGGTAGTGGTATGGGGAAGTCTGAGGTGTCTGTGAAGGAGGAAGAGATGATAGCAAAACATGATCAGTAACCCAGTTGGGACTAGAACTATATCTATGTGCTCCTTTTTCCATGTTAAAcccatgctctctctctctctctct
Coding sequences:
- the LOC131323368 gene encoding uncharacterized protein LOC131323368, with product MGLTWKKEHIDIVLVPTGLLIMFCYHLFLLHRHLRLPHTTTMGHDNHYRGAWIEKMMQVESKDRSQALTVINSNISAAFNLASISLVLSSLIGAWIGSSSETTFTSQLIYGNTSQSVIAIKHISLLICFIVAFASFVQSARCYVHSIFLITMPNADIPITYIQQAVVSASNFWSVGMRALYFATPLLMWVFGPVPMFASSLVTVVVLYNLDWNSTPLLAFQPAGERPEILKKIGQEMTAVGRAIGQEMTAVGRAFEHHGRP